From Pelmatolapia mariae isolate MD_Pm_ZW linkage group LG22, Pm_UMD_F_2, whole genome shotgun sequence, a single genomic window includes:
- the rragcb gene encoding ras-related GTP binding Cb, translating into MNIQYEDTTLPGSYGVVGSFPKSFGYGVEVPDLEDSPTSADKPRILLMGLRRSGKSSIQKVVFHKMSPNETLFLESTNKIYKDDISGSSFVNFQIWDFPGQVDFFDPTFDSEMIFKGTGALIFVIDAQDDYMEALSRLHLTVSRAYKVNPDINFEVFIHKVDGLSDDHKIETQRDIHQRANDDLADASLEKVHLSFYLTSIYDHSIFEAFSKVVQKLIPQLPTLENLLNIFISHSGIEKAFLFDVSSKIYIATDSAPVDMQSYELCCDMIDVVLDISCIYGLEDGSGSAYDEESLAIIKLNNTTVLYLKEVTKFLALVCILREESFERKGLIEYNFHCFRKAIHEVFEVGSLSDGAAWRPASSSSNRQPGLKYASLNGSAV; encoded by the exons ATGAATATTCAGTACGAGGATACGACATTACCAGGGAGCTACGGCGTCGTGGGGTCGTTCCCCAAAAGTTTTGGTTATGGAGTGGAGGTGCCAGACCTGGAGGACAGCCCGACATCAGCTGATAAACCCAGGATCCTGCTGATGGGGCTGAGGCGCAGCGGCAAGTCCTCCATACAGAAG GTTGTTTTCCACAAGATGTCACCCAATGAGACTTTATTCCTCGAAAGCACCAACAAAATCTACAAAGATGACATCTCCGGCAGTTCCTTTGTCAACTTCCAGATCTGGGACTTCCCCGGCCAGGTGGATTTCTTCGACCCCACATTTGACAGTGAGATGATCTTCAAGGGAACTGGTGCTTTGATCTTTGTCATCGACGCTCAG GATGACTACATGGAGGCTCTCAGCCGGTTACATCTAACTGTATCCAGAGCCTACAAAGTGAATCCAGACATCAACTTTGAGGTGTTCATCCACAAAGTAGACGGTCTGTCAGACGACCACAAAATCGAAACGCAGAGAGATATTCACCAGAGGGCCAACGATGACCTGGCAGACGCCAGCCTGGAGAAGGTTCACCTGAG CTTCTACCTGACCAGCATCTATGACCACTCCATATTTGAGGCCTTCAGTAAAGTTGTCCAGAAGCTTATTCCTCAGTTGCCGACACTGGAGAACCTTTTGAACATTTTCATATCT CACTCCGGGATTGAAAAGGCCTTCCTATTCGATGTCAGTAGCAAGATTTACATAGCCACAGACAGCGCTCCCGTGGACATGCAGTCCTACGAACTCTGCTGTGACATGATCGACGTGGTCCTCGACATCTCCTGCATTTACGG GCTGGAGGATGGCAGCGGCTCCGCCTATGATGAGGAGTCTTTGGCGATCATCAAGCTCAATAACACCACAGTGCTTTATTTGAAAGAGGTCACGAAGTTCCTCGCGCTCGTCTGCATCCTCAGAGAGGAGAGCTTTGAGAGGAAAG GTTTGATAGAGTACAATTTTCACTGTTTCCGAAAAGCCATTCACGAAGTGTTTGAAGTCGGCAGTTTGAGCGACGGTGCCGCCTGGAGACCAGCGAGCTCGTCCAGCAACAGGCAACCAGGCCTTAAATATGCTTCTCTGAATGGAAGTGCTGTTTAG